In the genome of Oncorhynchus clarkii lewisi isolate Uvic-CL-2024 chromosome 4, UVic_Ocla_1.0, whole genome shotgun sequence, one region contains:
- the LOC139407572 gene encoding hyaluronidase-5-like — protein MTLLGTNWALPKTDPPVDPDYPFLFMWNAPTELCETRFGVVLNLSHFQLVSSTLKSATNQSISIFYTDRFGLFPYVDEDTGEMYDEGLPQLIDFQEHREQAEDDIEYYIPEDQPGLAILDFEEWRPQWVRNWGSKDVYRDLSIETVKTKTPTLSDDEAEDRAKIVFERAAKRYFLRSLLVGKRLRPNRLWGYYLYPDCYNYDYNQDMSDYSGSCPELEQERNDELMWLWKESTALYPSIYLELILRDSYQASLFVRHRIQEAMRVSMLPNQSYAIPVYAYIRPVFKDSGDDYMSEYDLVNTIGEAAALGAAGVISWGDMNVTDSEDSCFTARRHLEKIMNPYILNVSTASRLCSGALCRANGRCIRKHWDRDDYLHLNPYTFQIKRYKTGNLAVKGEMSQYEIDWFADRFDCLCYSDEPCQSSSTPNSFPNFVQSNGTPQYFQPFVILTSVYSMYVFLVMMCNNTGSW, from the exons ATGACTCTGCTGGGCACTAACTGGGCACTACCTAAAACAGACCCACCTGTAGATCCTGACTACCCCTTCCTATTCATGTGGAACGCTCCCACAGAACTCTGCGAGACCAGATTTGGCGTAGTTCTCAACCTCTCCCACTTCCAGTTAGTGAGCAGCACTTTGAAGTCTGCCACCAACCAAAGCATCTCCATTTTCTACACTGACCGTTTCGGCCTCTTCCCCTATGTGGACGAGGACACAGGGGAAATGTATGATGAAGGCCTTCCACAGCTGATTGATTTCCAGGAACACCGTGAGCAGGCCGAAGATGACATTGAATACTACATCCCCGAAGACCAACCGGGCCTCGCCATCCTTGACTTTGAGGAGTGGCGACCACAGTGGGTCCGGAACTGGGGCAGCAAGGACGTCTATCGAGATCTCTCAATTGAGACTGTGAAAACCAAGACCCCAACCTTATCCGACGACGAGGCCGAAGACAGAGCCAAGATAGTGTTTGAGCGAGCAGCAAAGCGATACTTTCTCCGATCTCTCTTGGTTGGGAAGAGGCTAAGACCCAACAGGCTTTGGGGATACTATCTGTACCCGGACTGTTACAACTACGACTACAACCAGGATATGAGTGATTATTCTGGGAGTTGTCCTGAGCTTGAGCAAGAGAGGAACGATGAGTTGATGTGGCTATGGAAGGAGTCCActgctctctatccatccatctatctggAGCTGATCCTGAGAGATTCCTACCAAGCCAGCCTGTTTGTCCGCCACCGCATTCAAGAAGCTATGAGAGTATCCATGCTCCCCAACCAAAGTTACGCCATTCCTGTCTACGCCTACATCCGCCCAGTTTTCAAAGATAGTGGTGATGACTACATGTCAGAG TATGACCTGGTGAACACCATTGGGGAGGCAGCTGCCCTGGGAGCGGCTGGGGTGATCTCCTGGGGGGACATGAATGTCACTGACTCAGAG GACTCCTGCTTCACTGCCAGACGCCACCTGGAGAAGATCATGAATCCATACATCTTGAATGTTTCCACAGCATCGCGGCTGTGCAGCGGGGCTTTGTGTCGGGCGAATGGCCGATGCATAAGAAAGCACTGGGACAGAGACGACTACCTACACCTCAACCCATATACCTTCCAGATCAAGAGATATAAAACAGGCAATCTGGCTGTGAAGGGTGAAATGTCCCAATATGAGATTGACTGGTTTGCTGACAGATTTGACTGTTTGTGCTACTCTGACGAACCATGtcagtcctccagtactccaaACTCCTTCCCCAACTTTGTCCAAAGCAATGGAACTCCCCAATACTTCCAACCATTTGTCATTCTGACTTCTGTCTACAGTATGTATGTTTTTCTTGTAATGATGTGCAACAACACAGGAAGCTGGTGA